One window of Flavobacterium dauae genomic DNA carries:
- the traK gene encoding conjugative transposon protein TraK has translation MEFKTLRNIENSFKQIRLYAIVFAVLCMGITGFSLWKSYRFAEQQRQKIYVLDQGKSLMLALSQDARINRPVEAREHVRRFHELFFTLAPDKDAIESNMKRAFNLADKSAFNYYKDLSEKGYYNRIISGNVQQRTEVDSVICNFDTYPYAVQTYAQQFIIRSSNVTRRSLITSCYLVNSVRSDNNPQGFNIEKFRVEENRDIEVIER, from the coding sequence ATGGAATTTAAGACACTGAGAAATATCGAAAACAGCTTTAAGCAGATACGTTTGTACGCAATTGTATTTGCGGTGCTCTGCATGGGCATAACCGGATTTTCCCTTTGGAAATCCTACCGATTTGCAGAGCAGCAACGCCAGAAAATCTACGTACTCGACCAGGGGAAATCGCTGATGCTCGCCTTATCGCAGGACGCACGTATCAACCGCCCCGTAGAAGCAAGGGAACACGTAAGGCGTTTTCATGAGCTGTTCTTCACGCTGGCACCGGATAAGGATGCCATCGAAAGCAATATGAAACGGGCATTCAACCTCGCCGACAAAAGTGCTTTTAATTACTATAAAGACTTGTCGGAAAAAGGCTATTACAACCGGATCATATCGGGCAACGTACAACAGCGTACCGAAGTGGACAGCGTTATCTGCAATTTCGATACCTATCCCTATGCCGTACAGACCTATGCCCAACAGTTCATCATCCGGTCGAGCAACGTCACCCGGCGCAGCCTGATAACATCCTGCTATCTGGTGAATTCCGTCCGTTCGGACAACAACCCGCAGGGTTTCAATATTGAGAAATTCCGCGTGGAAGAAAACAGGGACATAGAAGTAATCGAACGCTAA
- the traJ gene encoding conjugative transposon protein TraJ produces MEFTNLHEILRSLYDEMLPLSADMAAVAKGIAGLGALFYVALKVWQALSRAEPIDVFPLLRPFAIGICIMFFPTIVLGTLNAVLSPVVQGTHAMLDGQVLDLHALQEQKDLLEREAKLRNPETAYLVSDEEFDKKLEELGWMPDDLVTMANMYIEREAYDVENEIKEWFRNLLEILFQAAALVIDTIRTFFLIVLSILGPVAFAISVWDGFQSTMSQWFNRYISVYLWLPVTDLFSAMLAKINTLILQRDIEKLSDPSYIPDSDNAVYTIFMIIGIVGYFTIPTVTGWIIQAGASGSGGKFMDKMNTMRDKAGSIAGAGAGAATGNILGRLKKK; encoded by the coding sequence ATGGAATTTACGAACCTCCACGAAATCCTACGCTCGCTTTACGATGAGATGCTCCCACTGTCCGCCGATATGGCGGCAGTGGCAAAAGGCATCGCCGGACTGGGTGCCCTGTTTTACGTCGCTTTGAAAGTCTGGCAGGCACTCAGCCGTGCGGAACCCATCGACGTGTTTCCGTTATTGCGCCCGTTTGCCATCGGGATCTGTATCATGTTTTTCCCCACCATCGTACTGGGCACACTCAACGCGGTATTGAGTCCCGTCGTACAGGGCACCCATGCCATGCTGGACGGACAGGTACTGGATCTGCATGCCCTTCAGGAGCAGAAAGACCTGCTCGAACGCGAGGCGAAGCTCCGCAATCCGGAAACCGCCTATCTGGTATCCGATGAGGAATTTGACAAAAAACTCGAAGAGCTCGGATGGATGCCGGACGACCTGGTGACCATGGCAAATATGTACATCGAGCGGGAAGCTTATGACGTCGAGAACGAAATCAAGGAATGGTTCCGCAATCTTCTGGAAATACTTTTTCAGGCTGCGGCATTGGTAATTGATACCATACGCACGTTTTTCCTCATTGTACTCTCCATACTCGGACCGGTTGCCTTTGCGATTTCCGTTTGGGACGGATTCCAGTCCACCATGAGCCAGTGGTTCAACCGCTACATCAGCGTGTACCTGTGGCTGCCGGTTACCGACCTGTTCAGTGCGATGCTCGCCAAGATCAATACGCTCATCCTGCAAAGGGACATTGAGAAATTGTCCGATCCGTCCTATATACCGGATTCCGATAATGCGGTGTACACCATCTTTATGATCATCGGCATTGTGGGGTATTTTACCATTCCCACCGTTACGGGCTGGATCATACAGGCGGGAGCATCGGGAAGTGGCGGAAAGTTTATGGATAAGATGAATACCATGCGGGACAAAGCCGGAAGTATCGCCGGTGCCGGTGCGGGAGCCGCTACGGGGAATATTCTAGGCCGGTTAAAAAAGAAGTAA
- a CDS encoding DUF4141 domain-containing protein, which translates to MKKAIYLACTALLLAATPRANAQFIVADPANLASGILNSANEIFQTSSTVSNVIKNFKEVEKLYNQGKEYYDKLKAVSNLVKDARKVQQTVLLVGDVSEMYVQNFGKMMNDPNFSPQELVAIGNGYAALLNESTELLKELKQIVTSTSLSLSDKERMDIIDRVYNEVKEYYNLVRYYTNKNISVSMLRSKKKNDRQRVLDLYGTSEQKYW; encoded by the coding sequence ATGAAAAAAGCAATTTATCTGGCGTGTACGGCACTACTGCTTGCCGCCACGCCCCGGGCAAATGCCCAGTTTATCGTTGCCGATCCGGCAAACCTCGCATCAGGCATCTTGAACAGTGCCAACGAAATTTTTCAGACCTCTTCGACGGTATCCAACGTGATTAAAAATTTCAAGGAAGTCGAAAAACTGTACAACCAGGGAAAGGAGTATTACGACAAACTGAAAGCCGTAAGCAATCTGGTAAAGGATGCCCGCAAGGTACAGCAAACGGTACTGCTGGTGGGTGACGTATCGGAAATGTATGTTCAGAATTTCGGCAAGATGATGAACGACCCGAATTTCTCCCCGCAGGAACTCGTCGCCATAGGCAATGGTTACGCGGCATTGCTGAATGAAAGTACGGAGCTGCTGAAGGAACTCAAACAGATTGTAACCTCCACGTCGCTTTCGCTCAGCGACAAGGAACGCATGGACATCATCGACCGCGTGTACAATGAAGTAAAGGAGTACTACAACCTTGTCCGTTACTACACCAACAAGAACATATCGGTCAGCATGCTCCGTTCGAAAAAGAAAAACGACAGGCAGCGGGTGTTGGACCTGTACGGAACCTCTGAACAGAAATACTGGTAG
- a CDS encoding TraG family conjugative transposon ATPase: MRNTSKTATLESKFPLLAVEQHCIISKDADITACFAVRLPELFTVASAEYDAIHSAWHKAVKTLPDFTVIHKQDWYIKENYQPDLSQEDQSFLSKSYQRHFNERPFLNHYCYLFLTKTTKDRMRMQSNFSSLCKGTLIPKEIRNKETVHRFMEAVEQFERIINDSGLVQLERLTEEGITGTGETQGLLEQYLTLSRDAGTPMQDIALGAEEMRIGNKRLCLHTLSDTDDLPASVSADTRYEKLSTDRSDCLLSFAAPVGLLLSCNHIYNQYIFLDNSDENLKKFEKSARNMHSLARYSRANQINKEWIEDYLNEAHSHGLSSIRAHFNVMAWSEDPAELKQLKNDCGSALALMECKPRHNTVDVATLYWAAMPGNAGDFPSEESFYTFIEPALCFFTEETNYQNSPSPFGIKMADRLTGKPIHLDISDLPMKRGIITNRNKFILGPSGSGKSFFTNHMVRQYYEQGAHVLLVDTGNSYQGLCELIKGKTKGEDGVYFTYTEDNPIAFNPFYTDDGVFDIEKRESIKTLILTLWKRDDEPPTRSEEVALSNAVSGYIERIKQDDTYPSFNGFYEYVKGGYRKVLEEKQVREKDFDIANFLNVLEPYYKGGEYDYLLNSDKQLDLLSKRFIVFEIDAIKDHKILFPIVTIIIMEVFINKMRRLKGIRKLILIEEAWKAIAKEGMAEYIKYLFKTVRKFFGEAIVVTQEVDDIIQSPIVKESIINNSDCKILLDQRKYMNKFDDIQAMLGLTDKEKAQVLSINMNNDPNRLYKEVWIGLGGTHSAVYATEVSLEEYLAYTTEETEKMEVMQLASELDGNVELAIKHLAIQRRDKSNQ, encoded by the coding sequence ATGAGAAATACATCCAAAACAGCCACACTCGAAAGCAAATTCCCGCTGCTGGCAGTAGAGCAGCACTGCATCATTTCAAAAGACGCGGACATTACCGCCTGCTTTGCCGTGCGTTTGCCGGAACTGTTTACGGTGGCATCCGCGGAATACGATGCCATCCATTCCGCCTGGCACAAAGCGGTTAAGACGCTGCCGGATTTTACGGTCATTCACAAACAGGACTGGTATATCAAGGAGAATTACCAGCCCGACCTTTCGCAGGAAGACCAGAGCTTTTTATCGAAATCCTACCAGCGTCATTTTAACGAGCGGCCTTTCTTAAACCATTACTGCTACCTGTTTTTAACCAAGACCACCAAAGACCGGATGCGGATGCAGAGCAATTTTTCATCGCTCTGCAAGGGTACGCTCATTCCGAAGGAAATCAGGAATAAGGAAACGGTACACCGCTTTATGGAAGCCGTGGAGCAGTTCGAACGGATCATTAACGACAGCGGTCTGGTACAGCTGGAACGCCTGACCGAAGAAGGAATTACCGGAACCGGAGAAACACAGGGATTGCTGGAGCAGTACCTGACACTTTCAAGGGATGCCGGTACCCCGATGCAGGACATCGCACTGGGGGCGGAAGAAATGCGCATCGGCAACAAAAGGCTGTGCCTGCACACGCTTTCCGACACGGACGACTTACCGGCATCGGTATCGGCAGATACGCGGTACGAAAAATTATCCACCGACCGGAGCGACTGCCTGTTATCGTTCGCCGCTCCTGTGGGACTGCTGCTGAGCTGTAACCACATTTACAATCAGTACATATTCTTGGATAACAGCGACGAAAACCTTAAAAAGTTTGAGAAGTCGGCAAGGAACATGCACTCGCTGGCACGTTACAGCCGTGCCAACCAGATCAACAAAGAGTGGATAGAAGACTATCTGAACGAAGCACATTCCCACGGGTTGTCGTCCATCCGTGCCCACTTTAACGTGATGGCATGGTCGGAAGATCCTGCCGAACTCAAACAGTTAAAAAACGATTGTGGCAGCGCGCTTGCCCTGATGGAATGCAAGCCCCGCCACAACACGGTGGACGTCGCCACACTGTACTGGGCGGCAATGCCGGGCAATGCGGGCGACTTTCCCAGCGAAGAAAGTTTCTATACGTTCATCGAACCGGCCCTGTGTTTCTTCACGGAAGAAACCAATTATCAAAATTCGCCCTCGCCGTTCGGTATCAAGATGGCAGACCGGTTAACGGGAAAACCCATACATCTGGATATTTCCGACCTGCCCATGAAGCGAGGGATCATTACCAACCGGAATAAATTCATACTGGGTCCTTCAGGTTCGGGAAAATCGTTCTTTACCAACCACATGGTGCGACAGTATTACGAGCAGGGGGCACACGTGCTGCTCGTGGATACGGGTAACTCGTACCAGGGATTGTGCGAGCTGATCAAGGGAAAGACAAAAGGCGAAGATGGCGTGTACTTCACTTATACCGAAGACAATCCGATCGCTTTTAACCCTTTCTATACAGACGACGGCGTGTTCGACATCGAGAAGCGGGAAAGTATCAAGACCTTGATACTTACGCTCTGGAAACGTGATGACGAACCGCCCACCCGTTCGGAGGAAGTTGCCCTATCCAATGCGGTAAGCGGTTACATCGAACGTATCAAACAAGATGATACCTACCCCTCATTCAACGGTTTCTATGAGTATGTAAAAGGCGGTTACCGCAAGGTACTCGAAGAAAAGCAGGTACGTGAAAAGGACTTTGACATTGCCAATTTCCTGAACGTTCTGGAACCCTACTACAAGGGCGGCGAATACGATTACCTGCTCAACTCCGATAAGCAACTTGACCTGCTTTCCAAACGCTTTATCGTGTTTGAAATAGATGCAATAAAGGATCACAAAATCCTCTTTCCCATCGTCACGATCATCATTATGGAAGTGTTCATCAATAAGATGCGGAGGTTGAAAGGCATCAGAAAGCTCATCCTGATCGAGGAAGCCTGGAAGGCAATCGCAAAGGAAGGAATGGCGGAATACATAAAATATTTGTTTAAGACCGTCAGAAAGTTCTTCGGAGAAGCCATAGTCGTAACACAGGAGGTGGATGACATCATCCAGTCACCTATTGTGAAAGAGAGCATCATCAACAATTCCGACTGCAAAATCCTCTTGGACCAGCGCAAGTACATGAACAAGTTCGACGACATTCAGGCGATGCTGGGACTGACGGACAAGGAAAAAGCACAAGTACTGTCCATCAACATGAACAATGATCCCAACCGGCTGTACAAAGAAGTCTGGATAGGCCTTGGCGGTACGCACTCCGCCGTGTATGCGACAGAGGTTTCGCTCGAAGAATATTTGGCATACACCACAGAGGAAACCGAAAAAATGGAAGTCATGCAACTGGCATCCGAACTGGACGGCAATGTGGAACTGGCTATCAAGCACCTCGCCATACAGCGGCGGGACAAATCAAATCAGTAA
- a CDS encoding DUF4133 domain-containing protein, whose protein sequence is MEYNINKGIGRTVEFKGLKAQYLFIFAGGLLGVLILLMVLYMAGVNTYICLFTGPSGASLIVWKTFSLNQKYGEHGLMKAGAKKRHPKYVICRKAVHRYFKRKITKQ, encoded by the coding sequence ATGGAGTACAACATCAACAAAGGCATTGGCCGTACAGTGGAATTCAAAGGATTGAAAGCACAATACCTGTTCATTTTCGCAGGCGGGCTGCTTGGCGTACTGATCCTTCTGATGGTCCTGTACATGGCAGGGGTCAACACGTACATCTGCCTTTTTACGGGACCCTCAGGTGCTTCACTGATCGTGTGGAAGACCTTTTCACTCAACCAAAAGTACGGCGAGCACGGACTGATGAAAGCGGGTGCAAAGAAAAGGCATCCGAAGTACGTTATCTGCCGCAAGGCCGTACACCGCTATTTCAAACGAAAAATCACAAAACAGTAA
- a CDS encoding DUF4134 domain-containing protein: MEKQRKKILLAAVLILSGVSAFAQGNGSAGIQEATQMVTSYFDPATKLIYAIGAVVGLIGGVKVYNKFSSGDPDTSKTAASWFGACIFLIVAATILRSFFL, encoded by the coding sequence ATGGAAAAACAAAGAAAAAAAATTTTGCTGGCAGCGGTACTGATCCTGTCAGGAGTGAGTGCCTTTGCACAGGGAAACGGAAGTGCCGGTATTCAGGAAGCCACCCAGATGGTCACCTCTTATTTTGATCCCGCAACCAAGCTTATCTATGCCATCGGTGCGGTGGTGGGGCTCATCGGCGGCGTGAAGGTGTACAACAAATTCAGTTCCGGCGATCCCGATACCTCAAAGACGGCGGCTTCGTGGTTCGGCGCCTGTATCTTCCTGATCGTCGCAGCGACCATCCTTCGTTCCTTCTTCCTTTAA
- a CDS encoding abortive infection family protein, with the protein MRVTERTIKFLGKTLCGDNKILPYKSGPQLVDFFVEFGADDTYGEGFPSRWKYTEDKVRQFNGSQELKLIIENAVDPRDLMDAGAIPEKLDEIIKPINDYLRFDGFELKKVGEFYKIHDSKGIIVEPETVKGLNHEFIQEQIVKCHSKIDQGDFSGAITNARSLAEAVMIEIIEQYEGKEIRNDGKLENLYKQVKKILNLTIDPNILPPTIIQILSGLDSITTGLAGLSNNSGDRHANKFRTMKHHARLAVNATMTLVDFLLDSKEYQKR; encoded by the coding sequence ATGAGAGTAACCGAAAGAACTATTAAATTTTTAGGAAAAACACTATGCGGCGACAATAAGATTCTCCCTTATAAAAGTGGCCCTCAGTTAGTGGACTTTTTCGTCGAGTTCGGAGCAGATGACACCTATGGAGAAGGATTTCCGAGTAGGTGGAAATATACTGAAGACAAAGTCAGACAATTTAATGGTAGTCAGGAATTGAAGCTAATAATTGAAAACGCCGTAGATCCAAGGGATCTGATGGACGCGGGCGCCATCCCCGAAAAACTTGATGAAATAATTAAGCCAATTAATGACTACTTACGATTTGACGGATTTGAGCTTAAAAAAGTTGGCGAGTTCTACAAAATTCACGACTCTAAGGGAATAATCGTTGAACCTGAAACAGTAAAGGGACTCAACCACGAGTTTATTCAAGAGCAAATAGTCAAATGTCACAGCAAAATTGACCAAGGAGATTTTAGTGGGGCAATAACGAATGCTCGTAGTTTGGCAGAAGCTGTTATGATAGAAATAATCGAACAGTATGAAGGAAAAGAAATTAGGAATGACGGTAAACTTGAGAACTTATATAAGCAAGTAAAAAAGATTCTGAACCTTACAATTGATCCTAATATTCTACCTCCTACAATTATTCAAATTCTATCAGGATTGGATTCAATTACCACTGGTTTGGCTGGACTTAGCAATAATTCTGGTGACAGACACGCAAATAAATTTAGAACAATGAAACACCATGCAAGACTGGCTGTAAATGCAACCATGACATTGGTAGATTTCTTATTAGATAGTAAAGAATATCAAAAGAGATAA
- a CDS encoding type I restriction endonuclease subunit R — MNITTEHTFESALVQSLTEKGGYALGNASAYSKELGFFRSDIIQFLKGSQPERWKKIESVHGTDVENRVLQRLYKEMDLRGSLDVLRNGFTDYGVRFQMAYFQPASGLNPDAVALYNKNSLKVYRQIYYSKDNKNSVDVLLALNGIPVATLELKNQFTGQNVQNALRQYSSTRDNREILFAFKKRALVHFAVDQDEVFMTTRLDGSKTYWLPFNRGFNKGKGNPPNANGYRTSYLWEDILAKDSWLEILQRFVHLQTDEIITDGKVYRKERLIFPRFHQLDAVREISKKVLEVGVGKNYLIQHSAGSGKSNSIAWLAYRLSSLHNQLDERMFDSVIVVTDRRVLDSQLQSTIYQFEHKTGVVQKIDKDSNQLASALGYGTNIIITTLQKFPYVVDKVGELPDRKYAVIIDEAHSSQGGEASKKLKEVLAVKSLEEGAIEEMDDDYSGDDFIREQIEASAQSRGQQPNISFFAFTATPKYKTLQVFGDKDEEGKPKPFHLYAMRQAIEEGFILDVLQNYTTYELYFKLTKAIEDDPQINKSKAAKAIGKYVSLHPHNLAQKTEIIVEHFREVVAKKIGGKAKAMVVCGSRLHAKRYFQEFQKYINEKSYDSEIKVLVAFSGKVKDDDYFDGVSEPELTGYGEKELPDVFDTDEYKILIVADKYQTGFDQPLLHTMYVDKKLSGVKAVQTLSRLNRTCPGKDDTFVLDFANDRETILESFQPYYEITSVTEEPDINHLFDLKQRLDQFQVYWESEIDAFAQIYFDPAIKINSVKDQRFLYASTDNAVDRFKGLDDEQQDEFKKGLRTWTNLYAFLAQIMPFTDVDSEKFFAYAKLLQTRLPKRDLSEVVHLDDEIALEYYRLQKIKEGAIELKKNEDGELSGVTEAGLKRKNEEEVLLSEIIHVLNDRFGTEFEEADKLFFDQIEAELLEDETLKMQAQANKLDTFKYAFDDKFIEKLIGRMDQNQEIFEKILEDKAFGSLVKEFIMKRIYNQLNK, encoded by the coding sequence ATGAATATTACTACCGAACATACTTTTGAATCTGCCTTGGTACAATCGCTTACCGAAAAAGGCGGTTATGCGTTAGGGAATGCCTCCGCTTATAGCAAAGAGCTGGGATTTTTCCGTAGTGACATTATCCAATTTTTGAAAGGCTCCCAACCCGAGCGATGGAAGAAAATTGAAAGCGTGCACGGAACGGATGTAGAAAACCGTGTGCTGCAACGCTTGTATAAAGAGATGGATTTGCGGGGCAGTCTGGATGTATTACGCAATGGTTTTACAGATTATGGTGTCCGTTTCCAGATGGCCTATTTTCAACCCGCATCCGGTTTGAACCCAGATGCGGTGGCACTATATAACAAAAACAGCTTAAAAGTCTATCGGCAAATCTATTACAGCAAAGACAATAAAAATTCGGTAGATGTATTGTTGGCGCTCAATGGTATTCCAGTTGCCACGCTGGAGCTCAAAAACCAGTTTACCGGTCAAAATGTACAAAATGCATTAAGGCAATATAGCAGCACGCGGGATAACCGGGAAATATTGTTTGCCTTTAAAAAACGGGCTTTGGTACATTTCGCTGTCGACCAGGATGAGGTATTCATGACGACCCGCTTGGACGGTAGCAAAACTTATTGGCTGCCTTTCAATAGAGGTTTTAACAAAGGAAAAGGTAACCCGCCAAACGCCAATGGCTATAGAACATCCTATTTATGGGAAGACATTCTGGCTAAAGATAGTTGGCTGGAAATCCTTCAACGCTTTGTGCATTTACAAACGGATGAAATTATAACAGATGGTAAGGTATATCGAAAAGAACGCCTGATTTTTCCAAGGTTCCATCAGTTAGATGCGGTAAGGGAAATCAGCAAGAAGGTATTGGAAGTCGGCGTGGGTAAAAACTATCTGATACAGCATTCCGCAGGTTCCGGAAAAAGTAATTCCATTGCCTGGCTGGCCTATCGTTTATCCAGCCTACACAACCAACTGGACGAGCGCATGTTTGATTCGGTGATTGTGGTCACGGATCGCCGGGTACTGGATAGTCAATTGCAGAGTACCATTTATCAGTTTGAACATAAAACCGGGGTGGTTCAGAAAATTGACAAGGATAGCAATCAATTGGCTTCCGCTTTGGGCTATGGTACCAATATTATCATTACCACACTGCAAAAATTCCCTTATGTGGTGGACAAAGTGGGCGAACTGCCGGATCGTAAGTATGCGGTGATTATCGATGAAGCTCACAGTTCGCAAGGAGGTGAAGCCAGCAAAAAGCTAAAAGAGGTTTTGGCCGTGAAATCATTGGAAGAAGGTGCTATTGAAGAAATGGACGACGATTACAGCGGCGATGATTTTATTCGGGAGCAGATAGAAGCCTCAGCCCAAAGCCGTGGTCAGCAGCCCAATATTTCATTTTTCGCTTTTACAGCCACGCCTAAATACAAAACCCTGCAGGTATTTGGCGATAAAGACGAAGAAGGCAAGCCCAAACCTTTTCATCTATACGCGATGCGCCAGGCGATTGAGGAGGGCTTTATTTTAGACGTGTTGCAGAACTACACAACATACGAGTTGTATTTCAAGTTGACCAAGGCCATAGAAGACGATCCTCAAATTAATAAAAGCAAAGCCGCAAAAGCTATCGGCAAATACGTTTCACTGCATCCTCATAACCTGGCTCAAAAGACAGAGATTATCGTTGAGCATTTTAGAGAAGTAGTGGCCAAAAAAATCGGCGGTAAAGCCAAGGCGATGGTAGTATGCGGTTCACGCCTGCACGCCAAACGATATTTCCAGGAGTTTCAAAAATACATCAATGAAAAAAGCTATGACAGTGAGATAAAAGTGCTGGTGGCATTCTCTGGAAAGGTAAAAGACGATGACTATTTCGACGGGGTTTCCGAACCGGAATTGACGGGCTATGGGGAAAAAGAATTACCGGATGTTTTTGATACCGACGAGTATAAAATCCTGATTGTTGCCGATAAATATCAAACGGGATTCGATCAACCTTTACTGCATACCATGTATGTAGATAAGAAACTGTCTGGCGTGAAAGCTGTACAAACCTTGTCCCGTCTCAATAGAACCTGTCCGGGTAAAGATGACACTTTTGTATTGGATTTTGCAAACGACCGGGAAACCATATTAGAGTCGTTCCAGCCCTATTATGAAATCACCTCGGTAACGGAAGAGCCGGATATCAACCACTTGTTTGACTTAAAGCAAAGATTAGATCAGTTTCAGGTCTATTGGGAAAGTGAAATCGATGCCTTTGCACAGATCTATTTTGATCCGGCAATTAAAATAAATAGTGTTAAAGACCAACGGTTTCTTTATGCTTCAACGGACAATGCCGTGGATCGCTTTAAGGGACTGGATGATGAGCAACAGGATGAATTTAAAAAGGGATTAAGGACATGGACAAATTTGTATGCCTTCCTTGCTCAGATTATGCCTTTTACAGATGTTGATTCTGAAAAATTCTTTGCGTATGCAAAACTACTGCAAACCAGGTTGCCCAAGCGGGATCTTTCCGAAGTAGTTCATTTGGATGATGAAATCGCGTTGGAATATTACAGGCTTCAAAAGATAAAAGAAGGCGCTATCGAATTAAAGAAAAATGAAGACGGTGAATTGAGCGGTGTCACGGAAGCTGGTTTAAAACGAAAAAATGAAGAAGAGGTCTTACTGTCAGAAATTATCCATGTATTAAATGATCGTTTCGGGACAGAATTTGAAGAAGCCGACAAGTTGTTTTTTGATCAGATAGAGGCAGAACTACTGGAAGACGAGACCTTGAAAATGCAAGCCCAAGCCAATAAGCTGGATACGTTCAAATATGCTTTTGATGACAAATTCATCGAAAAACTTATCGGACGTATGGATCAAAATCAGGAAATCTTTGAAAAGATACTGGAAGACAAAGCATTCGGTAGCTTGGTTAAGGAGTTTATTATGAAGCGGATTTATAATCAGTTGAACAAATAA
- a CDS encoding restriction endonuclease subunit S, with the protein MKQYDTYKDSGIEWIGEIPSHWGVKKIKHRCYVKARVGWKGLKSDEFLKDGYAYLVTGSDFKNDKVDWKECYHIDQERYEEDPYIQLQNEDLLITKDGTIGKLAIVNNIDKPACLNSGIFVVRSTEEDFSTEFLFWILKSKLFTQFNEYTSYGSTIQHLYQNVFVEFGFTFPSIDEQTAIATYLDRKTAEIESLIADKKRLLELYEEEKTAIINQAVTKGINQEVKLKDSGIEWLGEIPEHWEVKRLSWCFGIIGSGTTPKAGKEEYYYNGTFNWLLTGDLTDGEICETSKKITQKALDDHSSLKEYPKDSIVMAMYGATIGKLGILKIPTSVNQACCVMGAPKHFYNIFAFYLLLAARKEIINMSYGGGQPNISQELIKSFRVQVPPLDEQQSIVQYIEIECSRIESKIAKTEKLIDLLTEYRTALISEVVTGKVKVID; encoded by the coding sequence ATGAAACAATACGACACATATAAAGATTCCGGTATCGAATGGATTGGGGAAATTCCAAGTCATTGGGGAGTAAAGAAAATTAAGCACCGATGCTATGTTAAAGCTCGTGTTGGATGGAAAGGTCTAAAATCTGATGAATTTTTGAAAGATGGGTATGCGTATTTGGTTACAGGTTCTGATTTTAAAAATGATAAAGTTGATTGGAAAGAATGCTATCATATTGATCAAGAGAGATATGAAGAGGATCCCTATATACAGTTGCAAAATGAAGATTTATTGATTACTAAAGACGGTACAATAGGGAAATTGGCGATTGTCAATAATATTGATAAACCAGCCTGTTTAAATAGCGGAATTTTTGTAGTACGTTCTACAGAGGAAGATTTTTCTACGGAATTCCTTTTTTGGATATTAAAATCTAAGTTATTTACTCAGTTCAACGAATACACCTCGTATGGATCAACTATTCAGCATCTTTATCAAAACGTTTTTGTTGAATTTGGATTTACATTTCCATCTATTGACGAACAAACCGCCATCGCCACCTACCTGGACCGTAAAACCGCCGAAATAGAAAGCCTGATTGCCGATAAAAAACGCTTATTGGAACTCTACGAAGAAGAAAAAACAGCCATCATCAACCAGGCTGTCACCAAGGGGATCAACCAGGAAGTAAAATTGAAGGACAGCGGTATCGAATGGTTGGGGGAGATACCGGAACATTGGGAGGTGAAGAGACTAAGCTGGTGCTTTGGAATAATTGGAAGTGGTACTACTCCAAAAGCCGGCAAAGAAGAGTACTATTATAATGGTACATTCAATTGGTTATTGACAGGTGATTTAACTGATGGAGAAATATGCGAAACATCAAAGAAAATTACTCAAAAAGCGTTGGATGATCATTCTTCATTAAAAGAATATCCTAAAGACTCCATAGTAATGGCTATGTATGGGGCAACCATTGGAAAATTAGGAATACTGAAGATTCCAACGAGTGTGAACCAAGCTTGTTGCGTAATGGGTGCTCCTAAGCATTTCTATAATATTTTTGCATTTTACCTACTATTGGCAGCAAGAAAGGAAATCATAAATATGAGTTACGGTGGTGGGCAACCCAATATCAGCCAAGAGTTGATAAAGTCGTTTAGGGTTCAAGTTCCCCCCTTAGACGAACAACAATCCATTGTCCAGTATATCGAAATCGAATGTTCGCGGATAGAATCCAAAATAGCAAAAACCGAGAAGCTGATAGACCTATTAACCGAATATCGAACCGCTTTAATCAGTGAGGTGGTAACGGGGAAAGTAAAAGTAATTGATTAG